One genomic region from Bdellovibrionales bacterium encodes:
- a CDS encoding acyl-CoA dehydrogenase family protein produces the protein MKPFEALDFYNIDSLLTDEERAVRDSIRNYVTQNIMPSIATHYHNHTFPKNIFKELGALGALGANLTGYGCAGLGHVSYGLIMQELERADSGIRSAISVQGALCMFPIWAYASEEVKNKFLPAMARGEVIGCFGLTESDHGSNPSGMQTRAKKKGNDYVINGSKMWITNGGLADIAIVWAKLEDESDRITGFIIPTNTPGFSTRTIEKKFSLNASVTSELIFQNCVIPGEYRLNVSGLKGPFSCLNHARYGISWGAMGSAMACFDEAKNYALTRIQFDKPIASFQLVQAKLVYMLSEITKGQLLSYQLGRMKENNTATPQQISLAKMNNVSKALEIARITRDILGASGITLEYQCGRHMMNLESVNTYEGTEDIHRLILGEHITGIAAFK, from the coding sequence ATGAAGCCTTTTGAAGCCCTCGATTTTTACAACATCGACTCTCTCCTCACCGACGAGGAGCGCGCCGTCCGCGATTCGATCCGCAACTACGTTACTCAGAACATAATGCCATCAATCGCTACGCATTATCACAACCATACTTTTCCCAAAAATATCTTTAAAGAATTAGGCGCACTCGGAGCACTGGGAGCCAACCTTACGGGTTACGGATGTGCGGGCTTAGGTCATGTGAGTTACGGTTTGATAATGCAGGAGCTTGAGCGCGCCGATAGTGGAATTCGTAGTGCGATCAGTGTGCAAGGAGCCCTCTGCATGTTTCCTATCTGGGCTTACGCCAGCGAAGAGGTCAAAAATAAATTTCTGCCCGCGATGGCTCGTGGCGAAGTGATCGGTTGCTTTGGTCTCACCGAATCCGATCACGGCTCGAATCCTTCAGGCATGCAAACTCGGGCGAAGAAAAAAGGAAACGACTACGTTATTAACGGCAGCAAAATGTGGATCACTAATGGAGGACTTGCCGACATCGCTATTGTTTGGGCGAAACTTGAAGATGAAAGCGATCGCATTACAGGCTTTATCATCCCTACCAACACACCGGGCTTTTCAACTCGCACCATTGAAAAAAAATTCAGTCTCAATGCCTCGGTCACTTCTGAACTGATTTTCCAAAACTGCGTGATTCCGGGAGAGTATCGATTGAATGTCAGTGGACTTAAAGGTCCCTTTAGCTGTTTGAATCATGCGCGCTATGGAATTTCTTGGGGAGCCATGGGATCCGCGATGGCCTGTTTCGACGAAGCCAAAAATTATGCCCTCACCCGCATTCAGTTCGATAAGCCCATCGCTTCATTTCAACTGGTTCAGGCGAAACTCGTCTACATGTTAAGTGAAATCACAAAGGGCCAACTCCTTTCATACCAGCTTGGAAGAATGAAAGAGAACAATACGGCCACTCCTCAGCAAATCTCGCTGGCTAAAATGAACAATGTCTCTAAAGCCCTTGAAATAGCGAGAATCACCCGAGACATTCTGGGAGCCTCGGGAATCACTTTAGAATACCAATGCGGTCGTCACATGATGAATCTCGAGAGCGTCAACACCTACGAAGGCACTGAGGATATCCACCGCCTAATTCTCGGCGAACACATCACCGGAATCGCGGCCTTTAAGTGA
- the rfaE2 gene encoding D-glycero-beta-D-manno-heptose 1-phosphate adenylyltransferase, with amino-acid sequence MWTPPDLTTVLNQWRSEKKKIVFTNGCFDLLHIGHVRYLAEAKKLGDVLIVGVNSDDSVKRLKGPQRPIQTQSDRAEILMGLKSVDHAEIFTQDTPEELIRKVHPDILVKGGDWKVEQIVGGTYVQGYGGQVWSLNFIEGRSTTQIIEKATK; translated from the coding sequence ATGTGGACGCCTCCCGATCTCACTACAGTTTTAAATCAATGGCGCAGTGAAAAGAAAAAAATCGTTTTCACTAATGGCTGCTTTGATCTTTTACACATCGGTCACGTTCGTTATTTGGCCGAGGCTAAAAAACTCGGAGATGTCCTCATCGTCGGAGTCAATTCAGATGACAGCGTTAAGCGTTTAAAGGGGCCACAGCGCCCCATTCAAACCCAATCGGATCGAGCGGAAATTTTAATGGGTCTCAAATCCGTGGATCATGCCGAAATCTTCACACAAGATACACCGGAAGAATTAATACGGAAAGTTCACCCGGATATCTTGGTCAAAGGTGGCGATTGGAAAGTGGAGCAAATTGTTGGCGGAACCTACGTTCAAGGCTATGGGGGACAAGTGTGGTCTCTGAATTTTATCGAAGGCCGATCCACCACTCAAATTATCGAAAAAGCTACCAAGTAA
- a CDS encoding 16S rRNA (uracil(1498)-N(3))-methyltransferase produces the protein MRRYWLGDLDRQKSQITFDGEIFHHICVVCRQDVGSKFEVLTSTGWAALVEVIEVGKKSGVAKVIEWREVPALPKPHIHLALSVPKIATLEGVLEKSVEMGVHSIHPFFSDFSFVKTQSSLLKDKRKRFEKILISATQQTGRADRLNLTEAVHLDELLKTFKTQEKTAGVFAYEGEGGSLKAALQEVQGKIDHIWIFVGSEGGFSHKEVELFKSINLFPVSLGQQVLRVETACVTLLGIIKYELGVI, from the coding sequence ATGCGTAGATATTGGTTGGGTGATCTTGATCGACAGAAATCTCAAATTACCTTTGATGGAGAAATTTTCCATCACATCTGTGTGGTTTGTCGGCAGGATGTGGGATCTAAATTTGAAGTTTTGACCAGCACCGGTTGGGCCGCTCTTGTTGAAGTGATCGAAGTCGGAAAAAAATCGGGTGTTGCAAAGGTTATTGAGTGGCGCGAAGTTCCGGCGTTGCCCAAACCGCATATTCATCTTGCGCTGTCGGTTCCTAAAATAGCCACTCTCGAAGGCGTCCTTGAAAAGTCGGTAGAGATGGGTGTGCACTCTATTCATCCTTTCTTTTCTGATTTTAGTTTTGTTAAGACACAGTCCTCACTTCTTAAAGATAAACGGAAGCGCTTCGAAAAAATTCTAATCTCGGCAACTCAACAGACTGGCAGGGCCGATCGTTTGAATTTGACCGAGGCCGTGCATTTGGACGAGCTTTTAAAGACGTTTAAGACTCAGGAGAAAACCGCCGGAGTTTTCGCCTACGAGGGTGAGGGGGGCTCATTAAAAGCCGCTCTTCAAGAGGTTCAGGGTAAGATCGATCATATCTGGATTTTCGTGGGCAGTGAAGGCGGGTTCTCTCACAAAGAAGTGGAACTGTTTAAATCGATTAACCTTTTTCCTGTCTCATTGGGTCAACAGGTGCTGCGAGTCGAAACGGCTTGCGTCACCTTGCTGGGCATCATAAAGTATGAGCTGGGTGTGATTTAG
- a CDS encoding 50S ribosomal protein L11 methyltransferase, whose protein sequence is MDSANTSDYFEVYVSDIARELEDDVTVYLFEIGALGVSEKLDFEQPDVRFNPTLKPKKSIHLVGYFDLSQNPLRIRESIQNKFSQASVLVVREQAKDWLEEWKKGYEPFSLCDGDIWVVPSWRPVPPEAKIPLFIDPGMAFGTGTHETTQICSQLITQVLKEKKVTRAFDIGTGTGILAMVMSKLGVSEIGQSDIDLECKRVSLENLALNKITNVDWYEDITAYSGDLDLIVANIIDGVLLELQPEIKAAAGPGTQILLSGILLEREKEFLADFTKNWPLKVKHRIAMKEWVGFWLQ, encoded by the coding sequence TTGGACTCCGCAAATACCAGTGATTACTTTGAAGTTTATGTTTCCGATATCGCCCGTGAGTTAGAAGACGACGTCACGGTTTATCTTTTCGAAATCGGCGCGCTCGGTGTGAGCGAAAAATTAGATTTCGAGCAGCCCGATGTTCGATTTAATCCCACATTGAAGCCTAAAAAATCAATTCATCTCGTCGGCTACTTTGATCTTTCGCAAAATCCATTGCGCATTCGTGAGTCGATTCAAAATAAATTTTCGCAAGCGTCGGTGTTAGTGGTGCGCGAGCAGGCGAAGGACTGGTTAGAGGAATGGAAGAAAGGGTACGAACCTTTCTCACTTTGTGACGGCGATATCTGGGTTGTTCCGAGCTGGCGACCAGTTCCTCCCGAGGCTAAAATTCCATTGTTTATCGATCCGGGAATGGCGTTTGGAACCGGTACGCACGAGACCACTCAGATCTGTAGTCAATTGATCACGCAAGTGCTTAAAGAGAAAAAAGTCACTCGGGCCTTCGACATCGGAACGGGCACGGGAATTCTCGCCATGGTGATGTCTAAATTGGGCGTGAGCGAAATCGGGCAAAGTGATATTGATCTTGAATGTAAGCGCGTCTCCCTCGAAAATCTGGCGCTCAATAAAATTACAAATGTCGATTGGTACGAAGACATCACGGCCTACTCAGGAGATCTCGATCTGATCGTCGCTAACATCATCGACGGAGTTCTTCTCGAACTGCAACCCGAAATCAAAGCCGCCGCCGGTCCCGGAACCCAAATTCTCCTGAGCGGAATTCTCCTCGAGAGGGAAAAAGAATTCCTCGCCGACTTCACCAAAAACTGGCCCCTCAAAGTCAAACACCGTATCGCCATGAAAGAATGGGTCGGCTTCTGGCTCCAATAG